Proteins encoded by one window of Lathyrus oleraceus cultivar Zhongwan6 chromosome 1, CAAS_Psat_ZW6_1.0, whole genome shotgun sequence:
- the LOC127101103 gene encoding uncharacterized protein LOC127101103: MADYMACIFGVEVVFDLRIKIVEVNGDSALVVSQVKGDWDTRDHKLIPLKEHVLKLIPYFDKFTFHHIPREENKIVDSLSTLSSMFKVKWKNEAPSFHLDYLDEPAYCLAVEDKAYGYPWFYDIMRFLESQKYLKEASITDKKYLQKLSCKFFLSEGVLYKRNYDSVLLLCMNKQEAN, encoded by the coding sequence atggcgGACTACATGGCCTGTATCTTCGGCGTTGAAGTTGTAtttgatcttaggatcaaaattgtTGAAGTAAacggagattcagccttggttgttagccaagtcaaaggagattgggaCACAAGAGATCACAAGCTCATCCCTCTCAAGGAGCATGTCCTGAAACTGATCCCTTACTTTGACAAGTTTACATTCCACCACATTCCTAGAGAGGAGAATAAGATAGTCGATTCATTGTCAACTTTGtcatccatgtttaaggtcaaatggaagaatgaagcacccTCATTTCACCTCGACTACTTGGACGAGCCTGCTTACTGTTTGGCGGTCGAAGATAAAGCATACGGTTatccttggttctatgacatcatGAGATTCTTAGAGAGCCAAAAATACCTTAAGGAAGCATCCATCACCGATAAGAAGTATCTTCAAAAATTGTCTTGCAAGTTCTTCTTAAGTGAAGGggtactatacaagagaaattatgattcgGTTTTGCTACTATGTATGAACAAGCAAGAAGCAAACTAG